GAGCTGGACGCCTGGCACCGGCGCCTCCTCGTCAGCCTGGGCAACGAGGTGTGCGAGCGTTGGACGGAGCCGGACGAGGGCATTTGGGAGGTGCGTTCCGGGCGCCACCACCATACGTTTTCGAAAGCAATGTGCTGGGTCGCCCTGGAGCGCCTTCTGGCGCTGCACGAGGAGGGGTACGTCACCGTTCCGGTCGACCGCTACCGGACGGAGGCCGCCAACATTCGCGCCGCGGTGGAGGAACAGGGCTACAACGAGGAGAGGGAGAGCTACGTTGCCACGTTTGGCGGGGATCGGCTGGACGCAAGCCTGCTTCTGCTTCCCACCTACGGGTACGAGGAGGCGACGAGCCCGCGCATGAAATCCACCTTTGCCCGCATCCATGAGGAGCTGGCCCAGAACGGGCTCCTCCACCGGTACCCGCCCGACACCGACGATGGATTTACGTCCGAGGAAGGGGCCTTCGGCCTCTGCAGCTTCTGGGACGAAGAGATGTTTGCCCGGCTGGGGCGGCTCGACGAGGCGCGTGCGAAGCTCGGCGAGACGATCGGGTACGCGAACGACCTTGGGCTCTTCGCCGAAGAGATCGATCCGGAGACCGGGACGTTCCTGGGGAATTTTCCACAGGCGTTTACGCACGTCGGGCTCATCAACGCCGCCATCACCCTCACGAAGGCCGAGGAGGAGGCCCCCACTGCCCTGTACGAACATCCCGACCCACAATGACGTCACTACTGGCCCTCAATTTTGGCTCGGCCCTGCTGTGGGGTCTCTTCGCCACGGGCATGCTCACGCTGCTGATGTCGGGGAGCCAGGGTCTGGGGTGGTCCCGGATCAGCTTTCCGTACATGATTGGGAGTATGTTCACGTCTCATCGGGGCCGGGCAATGGGAGTTGGCTTCCTGGTGCACCTCGCGTTCGGAATGAGCTTCGCGCTCCTCTACGCGTTGGTCTTTGAGAGTTGGCAGTGGGCCACGTGGTGGCTTGGAGGGTTGCTCGGCGTCTTCCACGGACTGTTCCTGCTCGCCGTGCTGATGCCCGCACTGCCGGATCTCCATCCGCGCATGGCGAGCACCCACCAGGGGCCCACGCCCACACGGCAACTGGAGCCGCCCGGCTTTCTGGCGCTGAACTACGGCCGCAGCACCCCGGTGCTGACGATCGTGGGGCACATCCTCTACGGGATTCTCCTCGGGCTTTTCTATCCGCTCGGGGGCGGGGGGTTGCTGTAAGAACTGTGCGATGCGGCACGGGATGTTCCGCCCCCGGATGAACGTTACGAGGAAGCACAGGTAGAGGCCTCAACCGGCCTTGCGACTCTCTGCAATTCGCTTCGGGCCTGTGCTCCGCCTCAGCCTCTACATTCTCGCTGGGCTTCTCGTCCTTGTCCTCCTCGGCTACTTCGTGGGGGCCGCTCCCATTGCCGACGCCCGGTATAACACCGTTCAGGCCGAGCCGCCCTATGCCCCTTCGGGGCGGGCAAAGGCCCTGCACGACACCCTGATGGTCGCGGATCTCCACAACGACCTGTTGCTGTGGGGCCGCGATCCGCTGGAGCGCCACGACCGCGGCCACACCGACGTGCCGCGGCTGCGGGAGGGTGGGATGGGCCTACAGGTGTTGGCCGCCGTCACGCAGGTGCCGCGGGGACGCAGCTACGAGGGAACGAGCGCTGATGCCCTCGACCAAATTCCGTTTCTTGCTGCCGCCCAGCGCTGGCCCGTCCGCACCTGGACGAGCCGCCTGGAACGGGCCCGATACCAGGCCGAGAAGCTCCGTCGCGCCGCGGCCCGCGATGAGGGCCTGATGCTCCTCCGAAGTCGGGCCGACCTGGATACTCTGCTCGCGCGGCGCGACGAAAATCGGGCTGCGATGGGGACCCTGCTCGCCGTCGAGGGCCTGCACGCGCTGGAGGGAGAGACAGCGCACGTCGATACGCTCGCCGACGACGGCTACCGCATGATGAGCCTCACCCATCTGCATGACAACGCCCTCGGCGGATCGTCGACGGGGCTAAGGCACGGCGGTCTGACGGACTTCGGCGCCGCGGTGGTCGATCGGCTCGCGGCCCGCGATGTCACAATTGACCTCGCCCACGCGTCCGAGGCGCTCATCGACGATGTGCTGGCGCGGACCAGCGGGCCCGTCGTCGTGAGCCACACCGGTGTGCGGGCCACCTGCGACAGCCCGCGCAACCTGAGCGACCGGCACATCGAGGCCGTCGCCGTCCGGGGCGGCGTCATTGGCGTGGGGCTCTGGGAGACGGCGGTGTGCGGCACCGGCCCCGCCGCCACGGCCGCGGCGATGCGGTACGTCGCTGACCGTGTGGGGGTGGAGCATGTGGCACTCGGCACCGACTTCGACGGGACGGTCTCGGTGCCGTTCGACGCCACCGGCCTGCCGCTTCTCACGGAGGCCCTTCTCGACGAAGGGTTTACCCCCCAGGAGACCGAGCAGATCATGGGGAAGAATGTCGTGCGGGTGCTGCGACGCACGTTGCCGCCCGCGGAGTAGGACGTCCCCCCGCAAACGGGAGCTACTGTCCCCGGGGAACTGGATTCAGGGGCCTGGAGTGCTGCACGTCCGGAATCGCAATGTAGGCGTCGATCGACACGAGGGCCTTGCGGAGCTTGTCGGGGAGGAAGTCTCAGTCGAAGTATCGGGGGGCAAAGGGCCCGCAGGTCGATGACCGTGATCGCATCGTCACGCAGGTGCTTTTGGAAGGGGCCGTCCTCACCGCCCAGCCAGGTGGTGCACGCCCCGCCCCGTCCTGTCAGGTCTTCCGGACCTGCCCGCCGTTGCAGTCGGCCATCACGTGGAAGGTGTCTTCGTCGCGCGCACGGCCCCACTCGGCCATGAAGCCCCCGAGTGGAATATAGAACCCGTCCGAGGTGTGTTTAGTGGTGTGGGCGTCTTTGGGAACGACCTTGGGCACCTCGCCATGCTCGGCCTCCCACTACCAGATGTAGTCGATCAACTGCTCCTTCATGAGGCTCTCCCGGCGGTCCGGCTCTCGAGGAAAGACCCGTCGGTCCGCACGTATGGGGCGTAGACCGCGTTGCTTTCCAGAAGTGCGTCGATGCGGGCGAGGGTCGTTTCGTCGCCGCGCGGCTCGAAGGCAGTCCGAAGCGACCGGAGGGCCGAGGGGGACGCCGTTGCGACGGCCGGCCCGCCCCCAGGCCTCCGTCATTTGCGTGCGGGCCTCCTGCACGGCTGCCTTCTCCCGGTCGGTCTCGGCCTGTTCGGCCAGGGCAGGGCGTCCAGGTGCATCGAGAGACTGAAAATAAACTCGTAGTCGATCCCCCAGATTGGAGCGCTGGCCTCGATCATGCGAGCGGCTCTCTCCACCTCCTCTCCGCTTCGGCCCCCATACGGGCACGGTCCCGCCTACACCCTGCTCGACGTGCGGCTGCGCTCCGCCATGCCGTCGGTGCCGGGCCTGAGTGTGAACATCACCGCCAAAAACGTACTCGGCACCAAGCACCGGGAGTTTGTGGGGGCGCCGGCCCTGGGTCGCATGATCATTGCGCGACTCGTGTATGAGCTTCCGTAACCAGCCCAGACGGAAGAGAGAACAAACAGGAGCCCGATTGGTCGTGCCACGGTGGTTTCACTCGCTCTTTGGGCCGCGGAGCGGGCGCATCGTTGCATCCGTAGGGGCTGTTCTGTACCGTACATTGTTCCCATGCATCCTTTGCAAAGAACATTCGCCCCTCCTCGGACCGTCTGACCGCGACCGGCCATGTTTGGTGACTTTGTGCCGCTGTTTATCATGATTGCGCTGGCCCTGGGGCTGGCCCTCACCCTGCTGGCGGCGGCCGCGTACATCGGGCCCAGTCGGCCCAGTGACACGAAGACCATGCCCTACGAAAGCGGCATGGACCCGGTGGGAAGTGCCCGTGAGCGGTACTCGGTGAAGTTTTACCTCGTGGCCATGATCTTCATTGTCTTCGACGTGGAGGTTGTGTTCATGTGGCCGTGGGCCGCCAGCTTCCAAAGCTTCGTCGACAGTGGCGCGGGCCTGGGCGTGATCGCCGTCATCTCGTTGTTCACGCTCATCCTGCTCGTCGGCCTGCTCTACGATGTGAAGAAGGGCGGGCTGGACTTCGAGCAGTAGGGACAGAGACCAGCGGGGCGGCCAACGAGAACGTGACGTCCTCTGTACGTTCGCGCGGGGTGGGGCGGGGGTGAAACAGGGGGGGACCCGTATCATTTAATGCGGTGTACCAAAAGCATACGACTACATTATCCCACCTGGGAAGGTCGTACGCTCCGTTTCCAAACCCTTCTGAACCGCCCGACTCTTCACTGCTATGGCTGGATCTTCCGGAACCAACGGGCAGGGCTTCTTCACGACTCGCGTGGACGACTTCCTGAACTGGGCCCGCTCAAACTCGCTCATGCCCATGCCGATGGGGCTGGCCTGCTGTGCCATCGAGATGATGGGCTTCGCGGGACCGAAGTACGACTCGGCCCGCTTTGGGAGCGAGGCGATGCGGTTCTCCCCGCGCCAGGCCGACCTCATGATCGTGGCCGGCTGGTGCTCCTACAAGATGAGTCACGCCATCCGCCGCGTGTGGGACCAGATGGGCGACCCGAAGTGGTGCATCGCTATGGGTGCCTGCGCCTCTACCGGCGGCATGCATCGCTGCTACGGTGTGGTGCAGGGCGTGGACAACTTCCTGCCGGTCGACGTCTACATCTCCGGCTGCCCGCCCCGCCCCGAGTCGGTGCTGCACGCGCTGATGGACATTCAGGA
This portion of the Salinibacter grassmerensis genome encodes:
- a CDS encoding NADH-quinone oxidoreductase subunit B produces the protein MAGSSGTNGQGFFTTRVDDFLNWARSNSLMPMPMGLACCAIEMMGFAGPKYDSARFGSEAMRFSPRQADLMIVAGWCSYKMSHAIRRVWDQMGDPKWCIAMGACASTGGMHRCYGVVQGVDNFLPVDVYISGCPPRPESVLHALMDIQEKIRNEYSVVQDYEFGKARERAPIMPENTSRFPGQLEKPKTSNLTLEAPDADDAESTSTPEPVAA
- a CDS encoding NADH-quinone oxidoreductase subunit A; its protein translation is MFGDFVPLFIMIALALGLALTLLAAAAYIGPSRPSDTKTMPYESGMDPVGSARERYSVKFYLVAMIFIVFDVEVVFMWPWAASFQSFVDSGAGLGVIAVISLFTLILLVGLLYDVKKGGLDFEQ
- a CDS encoding dipeptidase, with the protein product MRLSAIRFGPVLRLSLYILAGLLVLVLLGYFVGAAPIADARYNTVQAEPPYAPSGRAKALHDTLMVADLHNDLLLWGRDPLERHDRGHTDVPRLREGGMGLQVLAAVTQVPRGRSYEGTSADALDQIPFLAAAQRWPVRTWTSRLERARYQAEKLRRAAARDEGLMLLRSRADLDTLLARRDENRAAMGTLLAVEGLHALEGETAHVDTLADDGYRMMSLTHLHDNALGGSSTGLRHGGLTDFGAAVVDRLAARDVTIDLAHASEALIDDVLARTSGPVVVSHTGVRATCDSPRNLSDRHIEAVAVRGGVIGVGLWETAVCGTGPAATAAAMRYVADRVGVEHVALGTDFDGTVSVPFDATGLPLLTEALLDEGFTPQETEQIMGKNVVRVLRRTLPPAE